From Maniola jurtina chromosome 7, ilManJurt1.1, whole genome shotgun sequence:
CTCCGTGTCGGAGTCTATGGATCAACGGATAAGGCAACGATCTATGACCATACAGCCGGGGTACAATCTTTATAATTCTTTTTGTATTCTTCAGTCCCGCGGTGAGCATGCAGTCACAGAAGTAGAGGCGCGAACATTGGCAGCAAAAATCAACGCGACCTATGTGGAAACCTCCGCGAAAACGAGGAAGCAGCTGAAGGACGCCTTCGACGCCGCCATCTTGGCGGGGTTGCCAGTAATATCGAGCAAACGACCTTTTTGGAAAAAATTATTGTGTATAAATTagcattaaaatatgtttaattaattagttgCAATTTTGTTGCAATGACGacttgtataaaattattattttcaaccgATTTAACGTTGGTAATGAATGAAAATGACTTTTATTCATCAGATATCAAAATGTTCATTCGATTTAGTTAATATCCTACAGTTAATAACCTATTTTGCGCGCCAGAATCTGTATAAAATGTAAGCGCGCTCTTTAACCTATAACTTCGTGAGCGCACTAAAGTtaaactaaggctgagatctatagagcgcactatgactttgctcagacttaagactgttaaaacgagacagcgtaaTACCGCTGGTATAtatctgtcccgttttaactgaaacttaattctaagcaaagtcaaagtgcgctctacagatttcaacTTAACAGACATGGCATTGGCACGTAACGTTGGGTTCGGTCGGGTACCTACTGCGAAAAATAAGCAGATAAATAATTGAAGAAAGATTACAAAAAATGGAATTAATGCAACAATAATAGGTAGATTGCTAAATgaattttcttcaaaaataCGAGTATCATCACTCCAAAGCCTAGATTAAAATGCAACGATGGTAAGAAGAATGTGTTAGCTATTGTGCCTTAAAATTTCAATGTAATATATTATCTCAAATACCTTAAATTGGAATACTTTACAGAGAATATAATAATGAAGTCAAATTGGCAGACTAAAACATTAATGATTCTTTACCAAGTTCTCTGTAGAAAACGTCTGTagcccaagcacaatcagtgcgacaaAGACAACGCTTTCTCGCGACTGTTTCATCGACAATGCGTTGCAAAAGATGATCTAGCCGCGAGAAAATGTATTGAACGAACTTGGGCTGCTGGTTAAGTTTTAGTTCAatcaatttagtttatataGGTAGTTAAGTGTGGATGAATTTTTGACTAAAATGCGAATATCTTAGGTAAATCATAATGTCAAATTGAAAATACGACTTAAATCAAGACGAAAAAATTGTgattatgaaaaatataaattgttaatcTTGTgccttttatttaaacaaataatgGGTCAAGTTattgcatttttaatttaaatgaatgTCTTTGAGGCTacaatttttatacattttgcatacctacctaaaggttattttattgaatttttaataaaatgattaaaaacctatttacttaaaatattgatacattttgaaattaattgtACAGTAAAATTACATGAATAATGATAGGTGTTAATGAAATTTAAGAGATTGTTACATAAGCTGTAAATAATAAGCAGGAATGTATGTTAATGTTGTTTTATACTCAACGCGAactgataattatattttattacaatttattctCGTTTTTATTTCTAACCTCCTCACTGTtactttttcatataaattagcAAACAAACAGGTGGGTGGATCACCTCATcactgatgttaagtgattacctgCCAATATTCCATGTTacctattatacttacctactgattTTACCGTTgtcgcccataaacatttgcagcgccAAAGAAACAGCCAATTTTTTACCGACctttgataggtacctacccacctCGATTAAATAGATTtgtacttcttcacgcaaaaccaTTTAAgtggcatgagacgggtctgcccgcgaaattcaaatttaatttggtttttcgcaattggtaaactaatacgacaacgtaggcttgtggtattttaattgcgacaatggcagtatcatcctcacaggtttatataaaaatctttacttgagaAGGTCCAGTTCAAGAAATTAGCtctcgactaatttgtgagaatagtaaTTATCTACTAGCATACGAATTAATCCACTAATATCCTTCTAATACCTACcaattaatgtttttaaaaattccataggaactgtataattatttttctgcAGGACACTCATGTACCTAGGTAACTTGAATGTAAGCAAGGTCTACAAAATTTAGTCGAAACCGGCAAAGTGGATAGGCAGTgaaaagatttaatttaatataataaacagACTGGCACATTTTCCGGTATTATAACATTTAGTATTGGTTATCAAAAATCTACTTATTACTACTATATTAGCATTTTCATAGCTGCGGTGGGTAAATAGGGCGACGGAACGAGAAACAATCGCAACATTTTTAATTCTTCCTCACTTCCATGAATTTAAATAAACCGCCATATCAATATTGTCGATGGTGAGATGAAAACAATTTTAGGTTCTTAGTCTTTGGCAACCATCAAATCTCAAAGGACTAGAATCCATAGCCGTAAAGCTAGTTGAGACTTGAGAAAAAAACGTCAAAGTCATTTGCCAAACGTCAGCTGTCAAAACCTTTGGTCAAAACATTCAAAAAGGCGCTGAATttcgatatttatttatttactttaactttttattttacaaaaatcaaaaatgtcTGAAGAAGAAAATTACACGGAGCTAGATATGTCCGACGTCGTAGATGACACTGACCAATACCTCGAGAATGATTACCAATCAACGGATATTGGTGAATCGGAGTTGTCGACAATCCACGAGCCAGAAATATTGAATTCCGAAGACCAAGTTTCGGAAAAGAAGTTAGATAAACAAAGTGTTAGTAAACCAGAAGTTTTAAGAACTACTAAACTTCCAATGGCGAGGATTAAAAGTATCATGAAAATGGACCCAGATGTCAGTGTGGTGAACGCTGAAGCTGTTTTCTTAGTTGCGAAGGCTACTGTAAGTAATTGCTTagtgtttttaggattccatttGGATCTGTTTTTCTTAACTATTTTCCttgcaaaatatttacctaagtatCAAGTACTTAATAAGATTGGTAGAATAATACAGTACAGAACGTCACCAATTAGCAAATCGCTACGGCGTAAGTGTTAAATTACTTTTGCATGCTTAAAGGTCTACACATATGAGAAACAGTCCTTGGGTTACTTTTTTGTACTTAAAAATAGATCACTTACAAATGCATCGAATAATGCACACAAGGGACTAAAAGATATAAAAGTATGAGGGAGTCAGTGAAAAATAGAACTTTATGCTCCAAGGTGTTACACACAATGGATTTTAGTCTGCGTTGAGCACTTGAAAGTTTGTCTTGTTTGCGTTGAGTCTGTGGCAAGTTCTTGGTGGTCATTTGAGGGATTTTTGAACTCCATGTACAAGAGTCCTCCGTCTGAGTCTGCCCTTGCTATGAGTTGAGTTGGAGTAGAGTTGGCATAGAGTCTGTGTAAACCTTTAAAAGGCTTAAAATCGCTTCACAACCTGGGCTGTCTACTAGGCTTCTAGAGCAAATTTgaatggctggagtgaagactttgGCGGGGAGCGGCATTGCACCCACAACAGATGGTAacttttaagtgcggaaaccagcccagagagatgttaaaaatgttaaaattttgGAAATGATCTATTTTCCAGGAGCTGTTTCTAGAGACCATTGCCAAAGAGACCTACGCATTCACAGCGCAGCACAAGAGGAAAACAATAGCCAAGAAAGATTTAGATGTTGTCATCAATAAGGTGGACTGCCTGTGCTTCCTGGAAGGTGCTATGGACTTTTAGGTATTCAAAATACaatttgttgaaataataaAGAAGTGTTGATGAGAATTTAAAAGCATACATGAACTCCAATTCACAGCAAAGGGTTAATATATGTGACTACTTCTgaattaacataattttttcAGTGCAAATGCAGGAAAGGTTTTAAATAAGAATTAGATCTTTTTACTTTTGAAAATATGATAAGTGCCTAGACCCAGACACTATACTTGGCTAAATGGTACtaaaacttataaaagtctGTATTGTAAATCTTTGTCAAAGCCTGTAAGTACCTGCAaagatattttgtaaataaaacaaaaatttgttattattaaatataaaatctttattgataattttgttttaattattacaaCTATTTAAATTAGTTCAACCATGACTTGTTTCCATTATAAATGGAAATATCTAACTGCTAGACTCACGTGATTAGTCGGAGTATGCCTGACTAGTTCGAACCCATTACGGGTTACCAAGTTGTTTAAATCCTATTAggccctttttagggttccgcacctcaaaaggaaaaacggaaccctaaaaggatcacttttttggctgtctgtctgtttgtccatccatccgtcggtctgtcaagaaaacctatagggtacttcccattgacttaaaatcacgaaatttggtaggtaggtgggtcttatagcacaagtaaaggaataaatccgaaaacagactTTATAATtcaaatgtgttcacgaaaaaatttatttactaaaatcatatatagatggcgctgttatGTCATTAAgatgcagtgttgcacataaaaatattaaaatatcttgtacgatggtacggagcccttcgtatgagagtctgactcgcacttgatcggtttttcaAAGGGCCTCTGCTCTACTACCCTCTACTAGTCACGTGATCTAGCTGTAATATCTAACAAAACAGTAattagtacttaaataaaagcaCTAATTTTGGTGCACGCTAAAGCTAGTATGATGAAGTGGTAGGCGAGGCGGTGCGCGTGCGCCGCGCTGTAGCTCACCACGCCGCTCCGCAGCAGCAGCGCGCAGTGCCCCGACACTGATATGCTGCTCTTCGTTAGAGTCGctctgaaaataaaaacaaatcatcataataattgttaatatacttaattattcccaaaaaaaatttaaacgttATCAATATTTCTAAGAACTGAGATGCTGCTCTTTGCAACAGTAGTTTCgaaaaaaaagtaataagtaGTTAGTGCCAAAGATTATAAGATCTATTTTTTACTCATTACATGATAAAGATTAGAAATCTTTTGTTatgaaaaaatcttaaaaaacaGACAACACATGTCAATTTGGTCTCACTGATAAAATATGACTATAGTTTTTTTTCAACCATGCGAAAGTTCactttttttaacaaaactttttgtaattgttttaattactCTCCTTTCCTATACAAAATTATACCTCCTTACCTCCTCTACCTCCTCCTTACCTATACAAAATTTGAGAATAAAATTGAATGC
This genomic window contains:
- the LOC123866884 gene encoding DNA polymerase epsilon subunit 4 translates to MSEEENYTELDMSDVVDDTDQYLENDYQSTDIGESELSTIHEPEILNSEDQVSEKKLDKQSVSKPEVLRTTKLPMARIKSIMKMDPDVSVVNAEAVFLVAKATELFLETIAKETYAFTAQHKRKTIAKKDLDVVINKVDCLCFLEGAMDF